In the genome of Triticum urartu cultivar G1812 chromosome 5, Tu2.1, whole genome shotgun sequence, one region contains:
- the LOC125507564 gene encoding transcription factor BHLH3-like produces MDQLEESFLDECRIGPLEFLNMFCIFKKIDLVDLTRGRILCKSSPRQEDAPSPQEANPGGSMMLSDLLFYASESAAEARRGPMDVAPFRVQLAPMPTAAPLHRPHEEFNFDCLSKVCNPYRSCVGGRVPAGVVHATGMALAQYPLHHAMAERETSGGKLHCGGGSSSSPDD; encoded by the exons ATGGATCAGCTCGAGGAGTCGTTTCTGGATGAGTGTAGGATCGGCCCTTTAG aatttttaaaCATGTTTTGTATCTTCAAAAAAATTGATCTCGTTGATCTCACCCGAGGCCGGATCCTATGCAAGTCTTCCCCTCGACAGGAGGATGCGCCGTCGCCGCAGGAGGCCAACCCGGGCGGTAGCATGATGTTGAGCGATCTCCTCTTCTACGCCAGCGAGAGCGCGGCAGAGGCCAGGAGAGGCCCGATGGATGTGGCGCCGTTCCGGGTCCAGCTTGCCCCCATGCCGACGGCAGCACCTCTGCACCGGCCGCACGAGGAGTTCAACTTCGACTGCCTCAGCAAAGTGTGCAATCCTTACAGGAGCTGCGTCGGAGGCCGTGTCCCAGCTGGGGTCGTCCACGCGACCGGCATGGCGCTCGCTCAGTATCCCCTCCACCACGCCATGGCGGAGCGTGAGACGAGCGGCGGTAAGCTGCATTGCGGTGGTGGGTCGTCGTCGTCGCCGGACGATTGA